ACCAATCGTCCGGGCTATCGTAGTAGAGCGGCAGCACCTTCTGCTCCATCGCCTCGTAGAAGCCGAGCAGGTCGTGGCGGTCGCGTGCGATGGCATCCAGGCTCGGATCCGCCGGCGGGATGATGAAGCTGTTGTGACCGTCCTCGGAGAACTCGCAGACCCAGCCGTCGTAGGTGGAGAGATTGATCGCGGCATTCATCGCCGCCGTCATGCCGGAAGTGCCGGAGGCCTCGCGGGTCACGATCGGGTTGTTCAGCCAGATGTCCGCGCCGTACTTGAGCTGGCGGGAAAGCTCCAGCTCGTAGCCCACCAGCACCGCCACGTTCGGGAAGTCCTTCGTGGTCTGCACCAGGTGGTTGAAGGTCTCGATCGCGCCGAAGTCGAAGGGGAAGGGCTTGCCGGCCCAGATGATCTGCACCGGCTTGTCGTTGTTGTTTACCAGCGAGCGAAACATGCGGATGTCCCGCGTGATCAGGTCCGGCCGCTTGTAGCCGGCGAAGCGGCGCGCCCACACGATCGTCAGCACGTCCGGGTTGAAAAGCTTGCCGGTCTGGTTCGCCACCGTCTGGAAGAGGCGGGACTTCAGCTCGCGCTTGCGGCTGGCCAGCGTGGCGATGTCTCCCTCCAGCCGCGAGCCTTCCAGCCCCCGGTCCTTCCAGAACTTGCCGTTCTGCGCGTTCGTCACATGCGTGATCGGGCAGATGCCCGGATAGCTCTCCCACATCTTGCGGGAGACCTCCCCGTGCAGCTTGGACACCGCGTTGGACAGGTGGCTCACGCGCAGCGCCGCCAGCGAGTGGTTGAACACGTCATCCTCGATGCCGGTGATCTTCCGCACCTCGTCCATCGGCACCGAGCCGAAGAAGGAGAAGTCGTGCAGCAGCTTGAAGTCGTGCTTCTCGTTGCCCGCTTCCTCCGGCGTGTGCGTGGTGAAGACGAAGCGCTTCTTCACTTCGTCCAAGCTACGATGCTTCTCGTAGACACGGAAGGCGGCGGACAGGCCGTGGGCCTCGTTCAGATGCCACACCTCCGGGTCCACGCCCAGCTCTTCCAGCAGGCGGGCACCACCTGCACCCAGCACGATGTATTGGGCGATCCGGCGCAGTGGGTCGTTGTCGTAGAGGCGGTGCGTGATCGCGCGGGACAGGCCGTCGTTCTCGTCGATGTCCGTGGTCAGGAAGAACATCGGCACCGTGCCGAAGACATCGCCCGGCAGGAACATCGCCTTCACCCACACCGGGTGGCCGTGCACCGGCACTTGGAACTTGATTCCGGTATCCTGGAGGAAAGCGTACTGCTTCTTGCGGAACTGCACCGCCATCTCGCGCTCCTCGCCGCGGGCCTGGTCGTAGTAGCCGTAGGTCCAGAGCATGCCGATGCCGCAGAGGTTCTGCTTCATCGCCGCAGCCGAGCGCATGTGGGACCCGGCCAGGAAGCCGAGACCGCCGGAGTAGATCTTGAAGATCTGGTCGATCGCGAACTCGCACGAGAAATACACCGCGCTTTTCGAGAACTTCGGGTCGATCTCGTAGGAGTGGGAAAACGGCTTGGGTAGGAAAGATCCGGACATGGCGGGCGCGGGTTCTTGGCGGGTGAGAGAAAGGATGTCTTTGAGTGCCGGGCGTTTGGCAGGCCCGGCACGCGGGTGAGCCGTGGCCCAAATCCATGGCTTTGTCGAGCCCCGGACCGGCGCATGCTGTTTCCGTACCAGCTTGCCACGATTCCCCAATCACGGTGGCAAGCAGAGTGACAGAGCATATCTCCGGCGTGGCACGCCAGTTGCTCATGCGTAGATTCACCATGAGACTCGCGTCGCCAGGCAGGGAGGGTGGATTGGGCCGCAGGGTCCGGTGGGTGCTGTTGTGGACACTCGGTCTGCTCGGTGCGCTTGCCGCGCAAGAAGGCAGCTCCAAATCCGCTCAGGGAATCATCGCCGAAGCCGCCGTGGGCTCGATGGATGCGGACAAACAGAAGTCGCTCGTCGAGTCGCTCGTGGATGCAAATCCGGACGAGGTGGTCCTCTGGCTCACGAAGTGGAAGGAGGGAGAGATCTACCTCTATCAGGATGCCGCGGGCACTGACCTGGCGGTCACGCTGGAAGGCGCGCCGGATGGCGAGGAGAAGTATGCCCTCAGTGCCCTCGCCACGGGCAAGCCGGTAACCGCGGAGGGTGGCGCTGCCATTCGCGCCACTAAGGATGAACTCTATATGGCGGATACGGATTCCTCGCTCCGCCGCGTGATGAAGGGCGTCACCGACCGCATCGCGCTCTCCTCCCCGGATCCCGTCAAGCGCCTGCGCGCCATTCAGGATACCGGGCTGGAACAGGATCCCGCCAAGCTGCCGCTGCTGGAGCAAAGCGCCACCGTGGAAACTTCCGGCAAGATCAAGGATGCGCTCGCCGAGGCGATGGCCCTGATCAAGCTCCGCTCCGAGGATCTCGCCATGCGGGAAGCCGCCGTGAAGGAGCTCGGGGACATGGGCTCCATCGCCTCTCAGGAAGCGATCAAGACCGTAAAGGGGGAGGCGGAGAAGAGCGGCCAGGTCAGCCTCGTCGGTGCCTGCGATACCGCCCTGAAGGACATCTCCAGCCACATCTCCCGGGTCAATACAGTCGGCACCATGTTCCGTGGCTTGTCGAAGGGCAGCATCCTCCTGATCGCGGCCATCGGCCTCGCCATCACCTTCGGCCTCATGGGCGTGATCAACATGGCCCACGGCGAACTGATCGTGGTCGGTGCCTACACCACTTACCTGATCCAGAATCTCTTCGCCGCCGGCATCCGCATGTCGCCCTTCGGCCTCACGATCAACATCCCCGGGATGAATCTCACGGGATCCAGCCTCGGGCTCTATTTCCTCGTGGCCATTCCTGCCAGCTTCCTCGTTGCAGCCGGGGTCGGCCTGTTGCTGGAGCGGGGGATCATCCGCTTCCTCTACAAGCGCCCGCTGGAATCGCTGCTCGCCACCTGGGGTGTTTCGATGGTCATCCAGCAGCTCTTCCGCCTCGTGTTCGGCGCGAGCAATGTGCAGGTGGACAGCCCCGCCTATCTCTCCGGAAACTGGACCGTGAACGATGTCGTCTTCGGCTGGAACCGGGTCTTCGTCATCGCCTTCGCCGCGCTAATCATTTTCCTGACTTGGGCCGTCCTTACGAAGACATCGCTCGGCCTGCTGATCCGCGCCGTGATGCAGAATCGCGGCATGGCGGCCTGTATGGGCGTCCGCACCGAGCGGGTGAACATGATGACCTTCGCCTTCGGCAGCGGCCTCGCCGGTCTTGCCGGTGCCTTCCTCTCCCAGATCGGGAATGTGGGGCCGAATCTCGGCCAAGACTACATCGTGGATTCCTTCATGACCGTCGTGGTCGGCGGCGTGGGGAACATCATGGGAACCGTCATCAGTGCGCTTGGCATCGGCATGGCGGACCAGACTCTCCAGCAGACTTTGGGCGATCCCGTCACGGGTAAGATCCTCGTGCTCGGTGCCATCATCCTCTTCCTCCAGTGGAAGCCCTCGGGCCTCTTCGCCACCCGCTCCCGTAGCCTCGACTGATGAATACCGCGCTTACCGGAAAGGTTCCCTACCTCGTGTTCGCCGCCGTGGCGCTCATCCTGGTGGTCGTCATGCCCGCCCTGAATGCCGGAGGGCTGGTATCGGACTTCACTCTCAACACTTGGGGCAAGTACCTGTGCTACGCCCTGCTCGCCATCGCGGTGGATCTGCTCTGGGGCTACACCGGCCTCCTCTGTCTCGGCCAAGCGCTGTTCTTCAGTCTGGGCGGTTACATGCTCGGCATGCACCTGATGCTCATGATCGGTCCGGATGCGGTCTATAAGAGCGCGCTGCCGGACTTCATGGACTTCATGGGCCGCAAGGAACTGCCTGGATTCTGGCAGCCCTTCCACTCCTTCTCCTTCGCCACGCTGATGATCTTCGTGGTACCGGGTCTGCTTGCCGGGATCTTCGGCTTCCTTGCGTTCCGCTCGCGGATCAAGGGCGTCTACTTCTCCATCCTCACGCAGGCGCTGACCTATGGCGCGGCACTGATGTTCTTCCGCAATGAACTCTACATGGGCGGGAACAACGGCTTCACCGACTTCCGCACCATCCTCGGCGCGGATCTCCGCACGCCCGAAGCCAAGCGCATGCTCTATATCGCCTCGGCAATCACTCTTGTCCTCGTCTTCCTCGCCTGCACTTGGCTGACGAGAAGCCGCTTTGGCCTGATCCAGCGGGCGATCCGGGATAGCGAGAACCGGGTGCTCTTCTCCGGCTACGCCGCCGCGAACTTCAAGCTCTTCGTCTTCGTCATCTCCGCGATGATCGCCGCGGTCGGTGGTGCGCTCTACGTCCCGCAGGTCGGCATCATCAATCCCAGCGAGATGCTCACCGAGAAGTCGCTGGAAGCCGTCGTGTGGGTGGCCTTGGGTGGGCGCGGCACACTTTACGGGCCCATCATCGGGGCCATCGCGGTGAATGCCTTCAAGAGCTGGGCCAGCAACAAGTTCCCCGATCTCTGGCCTTTGATCCTCGGCGGTTCCTTCGTTCTCGTCGTGCTCTTCATGCCGAAGGGCATCGTCGGCCTGCCCGGCCAGATCCGCGAACTGATCGCCCGCCGCGAAAGCCGCCGCCTCGCCGCGGCGGAAGACGAACTCCTTACCTCTGCCGCGAAAAGCAAATGAGCATGCAGCCCTATCTCCTGGCCGCGGAGGGACTGAACAAGTCCTTCTCCGGATTCCAGGCTATCCGCGATCTGAACTTCGCTTTGCAGAAGGGCGAGCTCCGCACGGTCATCGGGCCGAACGGTGCGGGGAAAACGACTTTCCTCGACCTCATTACCGGCCGCACCAAGCCGGACAATGGCACGCTTCACTTCGAGCAGACGCACGATCTGCTGCGGATGAACGAGTATCAGATCTACCGCCTCGGCATAGGGCGCAAATTCCAAACGCCCACGGTCTACACCGACCACACGGTGAAGGAGAACCTGATGCTCTCGCTCGCCGGCTCGCGCGGCATCTGGCACTCGCTCTTCGGGCGCGTGACCCCGGAGCAGGAGCATCGCATGGAGGAGATCTTGCACACCATCAAGCTCACCGAGCGTGCTTATGTGAAGGCCGGTTCGCTCGCTCACGGCCAGAAGCAGTGGCTGGAAATTGGCATGCTGCTCGCGCAGGATGCCAAGCTCCTGCTCGTCGATGAACCCGCCGCCGGCATGACCGATGAGGAGACCTATCGCACCGGCGAGTTGCTGCTCTCCCTCGCGGGCAAGCACACCATCGTCGTCATCGAGCATGACATGACCTTCGTCCGCCAGATCTCGCAAGGCCGGACCGTCACCGTGCTGCACCAAGGCAATGTCCTCTGCGAAGGCGCGGTGGACAAAGTGCAGAACGATGAGCGCGTCATCGAAGTTTACCTCGGTCGCAAGAAGAAAGCCGCATGAGTGCCGTAGCCACCGAAGCCCCGACCCTGACCGTCCGCGATGTCTCCGTCTCCATCGGCGGCAGCCGCATCCTGCGCGGCGTGAATCTGGACATCCGCCCGAAGACCGTCTTCTGCCTCATGGGCCGGAATGGCGTGGGCAAGACCACCACGCTCAAGGCGATCACCGGCCTGATGGATGCGAATGCCGGTCACGTCAATCTGCTAGGCACGGAGATCTCCCGCATGAGCCCGGAGAAGCGCGCGCTGAAGGGCATCGGCTTTGTTCCGCAGGGCCGCGAGATCTTTCCGCAGCTCACCGTGGAGGAGAACCTTTACGTCGGTACCATCGCCCGCGGCCGCAAGCCGAAGAAGGAGGAGCTGGACCGGGTTTTCACGCTTTTCCCCATCATCAAGGAATTCCTGCCGCGGAAGGGCGGCATGCTTTCCGGTGGCCAACAGCAGCAGCTTGCCATTGGCCGCGCCCTGCTCACCCGCCCGAAGCTCCTGATCCTCGACGAACCCACGGAAGGCATCCAGCCGAACATCATCGACCAGATCGGGGATGCCATCAAGATGCTTCGCGACGAAGGCGAGATGGCGATTCTACTGGTCGAGCAGTACTTGGATTTCTGCAAGGAACTCGGCGACGACTTCGCCATCCTCGAGCGCGGTCGCGTCGCTGCCGATGGCCCGATGTCCGGCCTTTCCGAAGAGCTCATCAAGGAATTCCTCACTGTCTGATCATGATTCGCCAAACCCTCGACCGGCTGCGCGGTTTCGTCGTTGCCCTTCTCGTTCTTGCGCCTGCCATCGCCGCCGCCCACCCCGGCCACTACCATCCACCGGGAGAAGAGGATGAGTTCGATCAACTTCGCGCGGACTACTTCCACCTCCACGGCTATCTTGAGGTAGGCTTGCTAGCTCTGGCTGTCGTCGCTGCGGGTCTCTTCCGCTTTCACTCGAACCGCAAGGTGCGCGTCGGTGCGGCCATCGTCTTCGGTGGCTCGCTCGCTTTCATCGCCGCGTTCTGATTCCAGCGCCATGCACCTTTCCCCGCGCGAACAGGAGAAGCTGCTCGTCGTCGTCGCCGCCGATCTCGCCCGCCGCCGCCGTGATCGCGGCGTGAAGCTGAATTATCCGGAAACCGTCGCCCTTATCACCGCCGAGATCTTCGAGGGCGCCCGCGATGGCAAGTCGGTGGCCGAACTCATGAGCTACGGCACCACCCTCGTCACCCGGGATCAGGTCATGGAAGGCGTGGCCGAGATGATCCACGACATCCAGGTGGAAGCCACCTTCCCCGATGGCACCAAGCTCGTCACCGTCCACCATCCCGTTAGATAATGATCCCCGGTGAAATCATCACGCCTGCCGGCGCGCCGGACATCGAGCTGAATGTCGGCTTGGCCAAACTGAAGCTCGCCGTCTCTAACAAGGGCGACCGGCCCGTGCAGGTCGGTAGCCACTTCCACTTTGCGGAGGTGAACAGCGAGCTCGATTTCGATCGCTCTGCCGCCCGTGGCTATCGTCTCGACATTCCCGCCGGCACCGCCGTCCGCTTCGAGCCTGGCGATACCCGCGAGGTTCCTCTCGTCGCTTTCGCCGGCAAGCGCGAGATCTACGGGCTGAACAACAGGGTGGATGGACCCTTGGATGCCTGAGCCAATCACGGAACTGCTTTCCTTCCCTTTCCCGCGATGACCCAAACCCGCGCCAACTACGCCGGCACTTTCGGCCCCACGGTCGGCGACCGTGTCCGCCTCGCCGATACCGAGCTCTTCATCGAGGTTGAACGCGACCTCATCGCGGAGAACGGTGGCTATGGGAATGAAGTGAAGTTCGGCGGCGGCAAGGTCATCCGCGATGGAATGGCCCAGTCGCCCTTGGCCTGCGATGCCGATTGCCCTGACCTCGTTATCACCAATGCGCTGATCCTCGATGCCGCGCAAGGCGTGATCAAGGCGGATATCGGCATCAAGCACGGCTGCATTGTCGGCATCGGTCACGCAGGGAATCCGCTGCTGCAGGATGGCATCACCATGGTCATCGGCGCGGCCACCGAGATCATCGCCGGTGAAGGCTGCATCATCACCGCCGGTGGCATCGACACCCACATCCACTTTATCTGCCCGCAGCAGATCGAGCATGCCATCGCCAGCGGCACCACCACCCTCATCGGCGGTGGCACCGGCCCTGCCCACGGCACCTACGCCACCACTTGCACGCCGGGGAAGTGGAACATCCGCCGCATGCTCGAAGCTGCCGAGGCCTTTCCGGTCAATCTGGGCTTCCTCGGCAAGGGCAACTGCTCCTCGCCCGAACCGCTGCGCGAACAGGTGCTCGCCGGAGCCATCGGCCTCAAGCTCCACGAGGACTGGGGCACCACGCCTGCTGCCATCGACACCTGCCTCACCGTGGCGGATGAACTCGATGTCCAGGTCGCCATCCACACCGACACGCTGAACGAAGCCGGTTTCGTCGAGAGCACCCTCGCCGCCTTCAAGGGCCGCACCATTCACACCTACCATTCGGAAGGCGCGGGCGGCGGTCATGCGCCGGACATCATCCGCGTCTGCGGCGAGGCGAATGTCCTCCCGTCTTCCACCAATCCGACGCGACCTTTCACGGTGAACACGATCGACGAGCATCTCGACATGCTCATGGTCTGCCATCACCTCGACTCCCGCATCCCGGAAGACGTCGCCTTCGCTGAAAGCCGCATCCGCCCGGAGACCATCGCCGCGGAGGATCTGCTGCACGATCTCGGTGCCATCTCGATGATGTCGTCGGATTCGCAAGCGATGGGCCGCATCGGCGAGGTGATCACCCGCACCTGGCAGACCGCTCACAAGATGAAGGTGCAGTTCGGCAAGCTGGAGGGTGAGAGCCACCCCGCCGCCGATAACTTCCGCGCCCTGCGCTACGTCGCGAAATATACCATCTGTCCCGCGCTTACCCACGGCATCGGCCACGTCGTCGGCAGCATCGAGGTCGGCAAGCTCGCGGACCTCGTCATCTGGAAGCCCGCCTTCTTCGGCGTGAAGCCGGAGACCGTCTTGAAGGGCGGACTCATCGCATGGGCGAACATGGGGGACCCGAATGCGTCCATCCCCACCCCGCAGCCGATGATGTATCGCCCGCAATTCGGGGCTTTCGGCAAGGCCGTGCACGCTACCTCCATCACCTTCGTCAGCGCCTCCTCTCTTGAGTCGGGCTCGCTCGACGACCTCGGCCTGCAGAAGCAACTCGTGGCCGTGAAAGGCTGCCGCAGTGTCAGCAAGAAGGACCTGCCCTTTAATGACGCCTTGCCCAAGATCACCGTGGACCCCGAGACCTACACCGTCACCGCCGACGGCAAGGAACTCCGCTGCGAACCCTTGGCGGTCCTGCCGATGGCCCAGCGCTATTTCCTGTTCTGAGCTTGATTCGTGTGCCTATTCGTGTATACACGAAGCATGAAGACGATCACCTTGGATGAGGTCGCCTATGAGCGGTTGAAGGCTTGGAAAAAGGGCCCGAAGGACTCTTTTTCCAATGTTGTCAAAAGGCTGGTTCCCGAGGCCGGCACGCTGGGATCATTCCTCCAATTTTCCCAAGCAAACCGGACGGATCAACTCAAAGGCAACGACATCCTTGAGAAATCGGTCAACGAACGTTCATCGGTGAAAAGCGATCCATGGAGCTGATCGCGGATACAACCTTTCTTGTTGGTCTATGGAGGCGACAGGCCTGGGCTACCAAGTTTGCCGGAGAGAATGCTTCGACAGCTATCGCCATTCCTTGGGGGGTTCTTGGTGAGTTTTGGCATGGCACCTTGAGGGCTGGCCACGACTTCGATGTCGTAAAGCGTTTCCTAGCCTTGGGGATACCGATGAACGACGCTGATCAAGTAGTGCCGGTGTACGCCCGGATCTGTTCAGAACTCCAAGACCGAGGCGACTATCGGAAGATCGGCCAGAACGATCTTTGGATTGCAGCGTCCGCGGTTGCTCTTGGAAAGCCCTTGGTGACTCGAAACAGGAGACACTTCGAATCAATCAGAGAGCTTCAACTCGTGATTGTCGGCTAAAGCCATGCACCTCATCCAGCGCTCCCTTTCTCCTTCTTCAGCCCTTACCGCTGCAGACCAGATCACTCTCCATGCGGAGCGCCGCCAGTTCCTCAAGCGTCGCTGGCGCGGCATCGCGGATGACGGCACCGAGTTCGGTTTCGACCTCGATTCCCGCCTGACCGATGGCTGCGTGATCTTCCAGCAGGACGGCAAGGACTACATCGTCCGCCAGGTGCCGGAGTTGGTGTATGAGGTCATCTACCAGTCTCCCGCGCACGCCGCGCTCGTGGCATGGCGGGTCGGCAATCTCCACCTCCCCGCCCAGATCCTCGCGGACCGCATCCACGTGCTGCACGATGAGGCGATGAACCAACTCCTCGCTAGCGAAGGCTGGGACTTCAGTGAGCCGGAAGTGCTCTTCCAACCTCTCAAGGCCATTGCCCATGCCGTCTGACCCGTGGCTCTGGCTGATGCAGGCGAACGACTCCCAGTATCCCTCGGGAGCCTACGCGCATTCCTATGGCTTGGAGGAACTCGTCGAGGCCGGTGTCTTCACCAATGCAGAGGGGTTGGAGCGTTTCCTGGAAACCCAGATCCTGCCCGCCCTCCTCACCTTCGATCTGCCCTACTTCGTCCAAGCCCACGCCGCCGCAAACGCATCCGACACTGCCCGCCTGCTGGAGCTGGATGCCGAGCTCGACGCCTGGCGCCTGCCTGCCGAAACCCGGGATGCCTCCCGCCGCATCGGCTCGCGTCGTCTCGAACTGCTTCGTCAGCTTGCGCCCTCCGATCTCGTCGAGGCGCATGCCGCCGCCTGCCCCTTCAGCCATCATCTCGTCGTCACGGCCATCGAGCTTGCGGCCATCCCCATCGCCCAAGCGGCCCGCGCCTTCGCCTTCCAGACCATCACCGGTTTCGCCACTGCGTCCATGAAGCTCATGCGCCTCGGCCAGAGTGCCTGCCAGAGCATCGTTCGCCGCATGCTCGACCTGCTTGGCAGCGACATCGATGCCGCCCTTTCCCGTCCGCCCGACGGCTGGTTCAATCCTCTGTTAGAAATCGCCTCACTCCGCCATGCCCGCGCCGATGCCCGACTCTTCATCTCCTGAATCTTCCAAGCGTCCCTTCCGCCTCGGTGTCGGCGGCCCCGTCGGCTCGGGTAAGACCATGTGCGTGCTACGGCTTTCGCAGTGGTTGAAGGACGAGATCTCCCTCGCGGTGATCACGAACGACATCTACACCCGCGAGGACGCCGAGTTCCTCCTGCGCGAGGGCGTGCTCCCAGCCGATCGCGTCCGCGGTGTCGAAACCGGCGGCTGCCCGCACACCGCCATTCGCGATGACATCAGCATGAACATGGCCGCTGTGGTCGATCTCGAGCGCGCCCATTCGGATCTCAAACTCATCCTCATCGAGAGCGGCGGCGACAACCTCTCCGCCACCTTCTCGCCCGAACTCGTCGACGCCTACATCTACGTCATCGACGTTGCCGAGGGTGACAAGATCCCCCGCAAGGGCGGCCCGGCCATCCGCACCAGCGATCTCCTCCTCATCAACAAGATCGAGCTCGCCCCCTACGTCGGCGCGGACCTCGCCGTCATGGATCGGGATGCCCGCAAGATGCGCGGCACCCGCCCCTTCATCTTCGCCGATTTGAAGTCCGAAAAAGGTAAGGACGAGCTACTACGCTGGCTGAAGCACGAGTACCTGTTCGTCTAGTACTAGACCCCCCGGAGCTTTCCCTTGACAATCAAGGATCGCGTCACAAACTGGCGCCCTCATCCAAGGAAAGGAGGGCATGGTGGACAGCGACCTTTTGCATACGGAGAAGATCTTGGCGGACCGGAAGACGTTCTTCCTCGATCTCAAGGAGAACGCTCGCGGCATGGTGGTGAAGATCACCGAGGATGTCAGCGGCAACCGCGACACGATCATGGTTCCGGCCGAAATCCTTGGTGATTTCATCGCGGCCCTGACCGACATCAAGGCCACGGCGGACAGCCGCTAGATGCCTTCGCATCCCTTCTGGCAGGGGGCAGAGCTGCTGGAATGTAAGGAATCCCGTGAAAATCGCGTAGGGTAGGCCCTAAGGGGTTGATGCAGCCCCCGATTGCGGGCATAGTCCTAAGCGCTGAGCCCCCCTTCAGTGAAATACCGGCACCCAACAGTATTTCCGTTTTGAACCTGCTGAGACCCCTTCACGAAAACGCCTCCCCCCCCAGCGCGACAAGAAGAGAGAAGTCCGGACCCCTCCGGCGGTCCTTCCTCTTCATCGGGGTTTCGACCCTCCTGCTCTCAGGCGCGGAAGCGGCCCCGCAGGTCTCGTGGCAGCCCGTCACCGACTACTCGATCTCCTTTCCCGGCGATCGTCCTGATGCCGCCCCGGCCATCAATCCTTTCGAGAATTTCACCCACTTCGGCACCGACTTCGGCTGGATGGGTCCGGGCCAAGCCCGCATCGACGGTCACTCCGGCACCATCCGCACCAAGAAAGAGGGCGAGTGGACCGGCGTCTGGCACTCGCTCGCCGGACTGGCCTTGGAGACCGACCGCATGTTCGACCTCTCCGATGTCACCGGTCTGGGCGGTCCGCCGGAGGGTCGCGCGAAAGTAATCGCCGTGACGCTGGATGCTCGTGGCGATGGCGCCCTGCGCATCGAACTCTCGGATTCGGCCAAAATGGTCCGTTGGGCCAAGCCCCTCACCCTCGTCCCCGGCGAGCGCACCCGCCATCGCTTCGAGGTCACCGCGGAAGAGGTCGGCTCCATCAAGTTCATCAACTGGGTCGCCGAGCCCGGCTGTGCCGCAGAGGTGTCCTCCATCGGCTTCGAGGTGGAACGCGCCGAGAAGATGCCCCAGGAGGAGTGGCTCTTCCGCATCTCGCTCGGCAAGCTTCGCCGCTGCCATGATGTCGCCAGCGGCCTCACCCGCGATCGCGCCCACATTCCCGCCGGCGTCTTCGATTCCATCTCTTCGTCCGGGCTGCACGCCCTCGCCACCGCCACCGCTGCTTCGGAAGGCATCCTTGATCGGGAGCAAGCCGCTGCCGAAGTCCGCCGCACCGCCCAGACCATGCTCGGCATGCCGAAGGCGGCGGGCTTCCTGCCCCACTTCAGCCGCCGCAATCCCGAAGGCCGCCCGGAAATCCATCCCGGCACCGAGTACAGCACTGTCGATACCGCCATCGCCTTCCACTCGCTCCGCCTCGCCGCCGGGATCCTCGAGCTGGA
This is a stretch of genomic DNA from Luteolibacter rhizosphaerae. It encodes these proteins:
- a CDS encoding antitoxin VapB family protein, with protein sequence MKTITLDEVAYERLKAWKKGPKDSFSNVVKRLVPEAGTLGSFLQFSQANRTDQLKGNDILEKSVNERSSVKSDPWS
- a CDS encoding type II toxin-antitoxin system VapC family toxin, producing MELIADTTFLVGLWRRQAWATKFAGENASTAIAIPWGVLGEFWHGTLRAGHDFDVVKRFLALGIPMNDADQVVPVYARICSELQDRGDYRKIGQNDLWIAASAVALGKPLVTRNRRHFESIRELQLVIVG
- a CDS encoding urease accessory protein UreE is translated as MHLIQRSLSPSSALTAADQITLHAERRQFLKRRWRGIADDGTEFGFDLDSRLTDGCVIFQQDGKDYIVRQVPELVYEVIYQSPAHAALVAWRVGNLHLPAQILADRIHVLHDEAMNQLLASEGWDFSEPEVLFQPLKAIAHAV
- a CDS encoding urease accessory protein UreF, with amino-acid sequence MPSDPWLWLMQANDSQYPSGAYAHSYGLEELVEAGVFTNAEGLERFLETQILPALLTFDLPYFVQAHAAANASDTARLLELDAELDAWRLPAETRDASRRIGSRRLELLRQLAPSDLVEAHAAACPFSHHLVVTAIELAAIPIAQAARAFAFQTITGFATASMKLMRLGQSACQSIVRRMLDLLGSDIDAALSRPPDGWFNPLLEIASLRHARADARLFIS
- the ureG gene encoding urease accessory protein UreG, which encodes MPDSSSPESSKRPFRLGVGGPVGSGKTMCVLRLSQWLKDEISLAVITNDIYTREDAEFLLREGVLPADRVRGVETGGCPHTAIRDDISMNMAAVVDLERAHSDLKLILIESGGDNLSATFSPELVDAYIYVIDVAEGDKIPRKGGPAIRTSDLLLINKIELAPYVGADLAVMDRDARKMRGTRPFIFADLKSEKGKDELLRWLKHEYLFV
- a CDS encoding RNA-binding protein, with product MVDSDLLHTEKILADRKTFFLDLKENARGMVVKITEDVSGNRDTIMVPAEILGDFIAALTDIKATADSR